Below is a genomic region from Spartinivicinus marinus.
CGATGGCCGTTATCCTTTGTTTGGTAACAGCCAGCGTGAAGTCACTTTGCGCGACTTCTCAGAGTATTATCGTCCTGGTGGTGTAGAAGACAGTTTCTTCCAGCAATATATCAAGCCGTTTGTGAATACTCGTGGCCGTAACTGGAGTATTAAACAGGTTGATGGCCAGTCGATCAGAATTAGTGGTCGGGCCTTAAAACAGTTTGAAACATCCGATAAAATTCGTCGGGTATTTTTCCCCGATGGCTCTAAACAGCCCAATGTTAAGTTTGCAATGAAGCCTGTTTATTTGGATGCCAATATTGGTAAATTTCAACTGAATATTGATGGTCAACGTTTGGTCTATCGACATGGACCGCGAGTACCTATACGACTCGTATGGCCTGTTGATAATAGTGTAAATGAGTCTGGCATTATCTTTGAAGACTTAAATGGCTTGCGGGTTGGTTACAAAGAAAAAGGTATCTGGTCATTTTTTAGAATGATGGATCACTTTAAAGTATCTAATACCAATATTGCTGATCGTTTTAGAGTCTCCTATCAGTTAGATGGACGACGAGCGGATTATGAAATATCAGCAAACAGCGTTATTAACCCGTTTAACAGCCGATTATTGAGAAGTTATCGAGCAGTAAACAGATTATAAAATTACCCTACGCAGTGGGTAATGAAAAAGGTAGAGTGATTAGCTATGTTGTTAACAGGCTTTTATGGCAAGCTCCCCTCCCATGGGGACTTTATCTCTCGCCGGTTGCCGCGGGAGTTTTTAGATCATTGGGATGAGTGGCTTCAAGGAGGGATGGCTCATAGCCAAAAAGTGCTTGCTGATCAATGGCTGACGTTGTACTTAAATGCGCCAGTTTGGCGCTTTTTGCTGTCCGATGGGGTTTGTGGAGAAGGTATCTGGTATGGTGTAATTATCCCTAGCATGGATAAAGTGGGGCGTTATTTTCCCTTAACCTTTGCCGGACATATTCAACAAAAAGTCAGCCCGATGAAATTAATGGCAGAGTGTGGCTATTGGATAGAACGGTTAGAAGATATTGCCTATAGCGTACTGGATGATGACTTTGATTTAGAAACCATGGAGCAGGATCTTAATAAGCTAGGCAACCCCACAATACGACAGGTGGATGATTTATTTGCAGGCAGCTCAACCACTAAAATGCACAGCCGTCCTCATTTACAAGTGACACTTGATGCAGGAAAAGCTCGCCCTTTACAAGCAATGCCTGCTATTACAGAGTATTTAATTAATAAGCTTTTTAACAGCTACAGTTTTTGGTGGTCGCAAGGGACTACCCAAATTCAACCTGCTTTTTTATGTAGCGAAGGGCTTCCAGCGTTACCTGCATTTACTAGCCTACTTACTGGAATGTGGAATGAAGGAGGATGGTTGAACTTAGGCAATGCAATCAGTCATACTGACTCTGCCACTCTTATGGAATAAAACGACCTAACTATGTCTTGCAAGCTTCGTTTTCAGTCTGCAGCTGATACCCACCCAGGAAATGTGAGAGCAATTAATGAAGATGCTTATTACAGCGGTGAAGAAAATAATATTTGGGCAATCGCTGATGGAATGGGAGGGCACTATGCCGGTGATGTTGCCAGCCGCTTAATTATAGAGTCGCTAGCAAAGTTGCCATTGGCAAGGTCGCTAGATGAAGGTATTGAACAGATTGTCACTTCGTTAAAAGAAGTCAATCGGCGATTGCAGGAAGATATTACGATCAAGCCAGGTAATCATGTTATTGGCAGTACAGTTGTTGTTGCTTTTTTGTTTGAGAGTGAGTGTGCTTGTCTTTGGGCGGGTGATAGTCGGCTTTATGTCTATCGTGGCGATAAAGTATACCAAGTCAGTCATGATCACTCTGTCGTTCAGGAAATGGTGGATAATGGCATCATTTCTGCTGAAGAGGCTATTACTCACCCACAGTCGAATGTGATTACTCGTGCTGTTGGTACTGAAACTGATTTAAAAGTAGACGTTAATGTTTTTGATTTAGAGCCCGGTGATCGTTTGTTATTGTGTAGTGATGGATTATATGGCGAGTTGCCTGCATCAGAAATTAAAGCTGCATTGGATCATGAAACCCCTGAAGTGTGTGTGACAGCATTGATTGAGCAAACTATAGCTGGGCGGGCCAAAGATAATGTGACAGTGAGTGTAATTGATGTGTATGAAGAAATGTCTATAGAAGATGAATTTTAAAAAATCCCCGGTCCTCTTCCATTTAATAGATTAGTAATACACATGGCATCAGATAAAACACAGCATAAAAAAATAAAGTTAGGTAGTAAATATGAAGTGCCAACCGATGGTGTTGACGAGCAAAAAAATGGTCGGCCTTCAGTGCAGGAAGATAAAACCGAGCTGGTAAACAATGACAAAACGCAATTAGTTGATAATGATAAAACGGTTGTTACCCATCCTCCCCGTCAGCAAGACAAAGCAGCTGCCATTAATCAAACTGAAAATAAAGTTGCAGATGAGAAAGTAGTAGAGGATAAAACAGTCGTTACTGGTCAGCATACGGCTGCTTCTTTAGCTAACAGTGAATCTACCGTACAAAGTACTCCTGCACCACCAGATGATATTACTCAATTATCTGGTAGGCCAATTACTTCCAGGCCTTTGACTAATAGCAGCTTTCCTAGTAGCGGTCCTCGTAGGGCCTCTATAGGGATTGGCTCAATACTTAAAGAACGCTTTGAGCTTACCAAAGTACTCGGCTCTGGTGGTATGGGGGTGGTGTATAAAGCACTGGATCGACGCAAACAGGAAGCCAATGATCGACAGCCTTATGTAGCTATTAAAGTATTAAATGAAGAGTTTCGTCAGCATCCAGAATCGCTGGTGGCTTTACAACGAGAATCCAGTAAAGCTCAGGAGCTAGCACACCCGAATATTGCCACTGTTTATGATTTTGATCGAGAAAATGACGTGGTTTTTATGACCATGGAATGGTTGCAGGGTAAAGCCTTGGACGAATTAATTCGGGAAGATTACCCGGATGGCATGCCTATGCAGAAAATGCTGAAAATAGCTCGCAGTGTAGCCAGTGGTTTGAGTTATGCCCATAAACGAGGAATTATTCATTCAGACTTTAAGCCCAGTAACGTATTTGTACTCACCGATGGCACTGCTAAAGTATTTGATTTTGGTATCGCTAGGGCGGCCTCTAACCAAGGCCATGGTGAAGGTGACCAGACCCTATTTGATGCAGGCCAGTTAGGTGCATTAACCCCAGCCTATGCCAGTTTGGAAATGCTATTAGGGCAAGAACCGGATATACGAGATGATTTGTATGCCTTTGCTTGTGTAATTTACGAATGTATAACTGGCAAGCATCCTTTTAATAAATTATCAGCCTTAAAGGCGCGAGAAGAAAAAAAACAACCGGCTAAAATCAAGCAGCTTTCTAGTAATCAATGGAAAGCCTTAGCCAGTGCTTTAGCATTTAGTAAAGAAAACCGACCTAACACAGTAGAAGCATTTATAGGCACGTTTGCTGGGCAACCTAAACGAAAGGCGCTGACTTTGGTGGGTGTACTAGTGGCTGTTGTACTAGGAGTAGCCCCTGTTGGTTATAATATGGTTAAGTCAGTTCTTGCTAATCAACAGGCTAACGAGGTTATTCGTGCTATACATCAATTACCGTCTGAGCGGGCGTTAGAAGCTTTTAGTTTAATTGAGCAAGAAGAGTCAAATGTTCAAGAAAAAATAATCGAAGAAGCGAAAAAAACAATATTAGAATTATTAGAAGCTAAAGCTATGCAACATATCTCCGCCGTAAATCAGCGTTTTGACTTTGCTGGGGCAAGAAATGTGATTTCTCAAGGTAAACGCTACTATCCAGACTCTGCACAATTAAATGCATTATTTGATAAACTTCAAGCTCGTCAAGATCAGTTAATTAATAGTTTTTATCAGGAATTTAACGCGTTACTGGATGAAAATAAAATATATCCAAAAGAAAGTGAGCGAGATGTCTTGGATATAATTGCAGTGGTGAGAAAAATAGACCCTGAGCATATTATGTTATCTGACCCACGACTAGCTATTGCTTATAGTTCTGCTGCATCCGAAGCAATTCGTAAAGGTAACGTTGATTTAGCTGATAAAATTTTGGCGACAGCTATTTTACTTTATCCAGAAGATAAGCGTTTAATTAATTTAGTTGATAGCATCAAAGTGTTGCGAAGTCAGGATGCCCAAGCGGCCGCCAGTAGCTCGGTAAATAATATTTTAGCGAGTAATAGCCTAGAAAATATTAAGGATGATATTGAGCAATTATTACGAAAGCCATTCAGTCATGACAACTGGAGTATGGAGCTTGAGCAAAAATATTTGGCCGTCAAGTCAAAATTAACCAATGGTGATGATTGGTTGATGAGTATTCAACAGCAAATGGCTTTAGCTTATTTAGAGCATGCTAAGCAAATGCGCCAAGCTCAACGCTATTCAGCTGCCCGAAATAATCTAAAAAAAGCTTATAATTTAGCGCCAAATTTATTTGGTTTGTCTGACGAGCAAGTGATTCTAAAGGCATCTGAAGCTGCTTATAAAGCAGAGTTACAAGCCTCTAATCGATCTGCACAAGTGAAAGCATTAAAGACTCAGTTTGCTATTCAAGTAAAGGCAAGAGATGAAAAAGGTGCTGAGCGTTCGTATCAAAAATTACGTCGGTTGCTTGGTGCAAATGATAAGTTTATGCTGAAAGACTCACTAGAGTATATGGCTAAACTGTATCATAATTTAGCTGAGCACCATGCCAAAGCCGGTGATTATCAACAAGCCATTCGGTTTACTAATAAAGGCCTACAATATCACCCCAATAGCCGTTTATTGCTTAAAACAAAAGAAAAGTATCAGAAGTTAACTCAGTGAGCTTAGTAAAGTGTAATCAAAGCGAATGTGCTGGCACGGCTACTGAATTGCGAGCCTGCATAAGGTAAAGCCAACGCTTTGATTGTGAGCGGACCAAAAGACTACATCGAACAACTAAAGATACCCTTTATAAAATATAGTCATTTATAGCCATATTAAAATAATAAAAAATCATATATTTCCCAGTTGAACTCATAGTAAGAGAACCCATCATATTTGTTGAAAATAAATTATATTTAAGGAGGTGGTTGTTGTGAGCAATATACAGCGAGTGAGAGTTCTATATATTGTTATTGGCTTGTGTGCTGCTGCAATTGTGGGACTGACTTTTACTACGTGGAAGCTGTCTTCTGAACTTAAAACAGTTGAGGCTAGTGTGCCTGCTACATCAAATACCATAGTCAAACCACTTCCAGCACCTTGGCCTAAAGATATTGATCCATGGTTGAACAATTGGGATCCATCTGGTCATTTTTCAGTGTTGCAAAAACGTTTAGATGATGTCATGAGGGCAATGTTACCAGATAGTTCCTTCTTTAATATGCAAGGTTTTGGTTATTCTAGTTCAAATCCTGAAATTAAAATGGATGAAACGGAAACTGAATATAAAGTCACAATATCGGTTCCTGAAGAGAGAGATGTTGAAGTTAATACAGAATTAAAGGACAACTTCTTGACTATAAATGGAAAAGTTAAAAGTCAACAAGATAACCGGCAGAGTAGGCTTTTCTATACAAGCCAGTTTTCTCAGTCTATTACTTTAATGGAACCAGTGGATCATGCAAAGATGAAGCTAGATAATAAAAAACACGAAGTTGTTGTTACTATTCCGAAGGTATAACAGTGTTCGTGTTAGTCAATAATAATGATGATGGCGAGTAATTGTAGGTATATTTATCTGTAATTCAATCAATTAGTTAAAAGGAGGAATAGTCCTAAGTTGAATAGATACAAAAAATAGACTTATAGCATGTCTTTATTTGACTGGTATTAACCTAATAAAAGGAGACTATGTGATGAATGTTAAAAACTTAATCCCCTGGAATTGGCTAAAAAAAGAAGAAGAGAGAGACAATAAGCAATTAAGCGCTAATAGTCCCCGTGATCCAATGGCAAATCCATTGATACAATTCCATCGGGATGTAGATAGGTTATTTGACAGTATGTTCAAAGGAGTTGGCTTACCCAACTTTTCAGAGGAATGGTCAAAGCTGCCTAATAATATGTTTAAACCAAATATTGATATTAGTGCAAAGGACAAGGAATACTTAATTAGTGTGGAAGTCCCTGGTGTTGATGAAAAAGATATCAAACTTGAAATGAGAGATAACTCATTAATTATTAGTGGCGAAAAGAAACATGAAAAAGAAGACAAAGAGGAGCATCTTTATCGAGTAGAACGAAGCTATGGTCACTTCCAGCGAATATTAGCAATTCCAGAAGATGCAAATGTTGAAGAGATTAATGCATCGTTTAAAAATGGTGTTTTATGCATATCATTACCTAGAAAAGAGCTGCCTGACAGTAAAACGAAGCAAATAGAGATAAAAAAAGCCAGCTAACTGAATAACTAGGTCCGATATATGTCGGTATCTTGGGTTATGCCCAGTAGAGTATAACTCAAGATACCAGTGCTTTTAAGTTATAGCGAAATGTTCGTAATTAAGGAACTATCCCCGTTTGTTGAGTAATCCAACTATTGTAGCTATGGGTTTTGGTAAATACACTAGTGCTTGCGCATCTTTCCCCCCAGCTAACTGTACCTATACTATAGAAGTTGCCTTGATAAGAAGTAACAAAAGGTCCTCCACTGTCACCATTGCAAGCTGAAGGATAAGAATATCCTGCACAAATTGCTGAGTTTGGTACGGGGAATCTAAGCTGCTGCTGACAGGCTTGGTTAGAAATAATCTGTAACGAAGCTGCTAATAGCTGATTGCTACCTTGACCGCCGTGATAAGTTGCTCCCCATCCAGAAACTACCCCAGACTGCCCTACAGAAGCCGTATTATTCATGACTTCATTAGTGGGAAGTTTCGCGGGTATGTAACGTGAATCAGCAGGGTAGGATAAACGCACTAAACCAATATCCCAGCCACTGCGAATGTTTTGCATACCCATCCAATATGGATGAATAATAATTTGGCTGATAGGAATAGTTTGGCCTTCTCTACTATTATTAACCCGTGTTGCTCCAACCCGAACGGTTAAGTTATAAATATTAGCTTGATCAATACAGTGAGCCGCAGTTAAAACCCAATAAGGATCAATTAAGGTGCCACCACACCCTTGTCGTCCATTCATTAGTAACATGGCTTGATAAGGGCGAGCCCCTGCTGATGTTGGAGAGCCTCCGACAATTGTAGGTGGGCTTCGATCAGGTTGGCTAAAACCTATTTCAGCAAGAGCTGGTTTTGCTGCGGAAAGAGCTAATAAACAAGAAGACAGATAAATGTAAGATCGTAAGGTTATTTTTTTCATTATAATTTCCTTTTTATTTTTATTATTGCTCTGGTTAGTCAGGCTTGTTACACAATTTATTACAACAAGATTGTTAGACTATATTTTTGGTATTAGAGGTGACCTAGAGTCTAAAAATAAATAGCGTTGATTGGTGGCTCTTACTAGCTGATGTGTAACCGTAGCTAGTTATATAATAAAAAGAATAGTTATGATTGATAAATGTTCGACTGTATAGACTAAAGCTTAGCTAATTAAATCTATAAACATCAAAAAGTGACTATACCTTTCTCGAATGATTTTTAGGGTTTGTTGTTGTTGCTAAGCACCAAGGATGGTGTGAATGCAGTTTATACAGGAGCAATAAACTGTCTTCACCCCAATCATTTATAAAAACATAAACTCATGGGGGCAAGTCTGATACAGCAAGACTTGCGGTAGCTACTTTAATTGATATAAAAAGTGCTACTGGAACTCATCGCTCAACGGCTTCCCCTAAAAACCATTCGCTTTGGCTATATTTTGGTTGGTGTTTTGTAAAGAATGTAAATTTCATTTTACTTATGAATTATTGTAAAAGACAAATCTGTAAGACTTTTATCAGGTTGGTTAAATAAACAATAAAACAGCATAAACTTGATTTTAATTGTTAATTTATTAAATAGATAAGGGGTTGGATGTAATTTTTTTTCAGAGTGCTAGCACACTCAGTGCTGATAACTTTTGATGTGGCGCTCTTCCTGATGGCGTCTACACTGTTATTCAACCATTGTCGTCGGTGCAGCCGCTATTCCATTCGCTTTGGCATTGGTTAGCCTTTGACTAAACTGGTTACCTTTGACTGAGAAACTAATAGGGGCTGTGTGATTTTTAACGATTATAGTTAGCTGTATTGAAAGGTAATAGACTATGCCAACTCCCGCGTATATGACCATTGAAGGCGAAAAGCAAGGTTTAATCACAGCAGGCACCTTCACTGAGGATTCAGTGGGGAATATTTATCAAGAAGGCCATGAAGATCAGATTTTGGTTGAAGCATTTCGTCATGATGTCATCTTACCTCGAGACCCTCAAAGTGGTCAGCCAACGGGCCAACGGGTTCACCAACCGTTAGTGATTACCAAAGTATTTGATAAAAGTTCACCTTTACTTTACAACGCGCTGACCAGTGGTGAAAAATTGCCCAAATGTAAGATCGATTGGTATCGTACTTCTGCCCAAGGCACTCAGGAGCATTATTTCACCATAGAGCTAGAGGATGCCATTATTGTGGCAATAAATGCTTCAATGCCAAACTGCCAAGATCCAGGTGTAGCCCACTTTACCCATCTTGAAGATATTCATTTTACTTATCGGAAAATTACCTGGACTCACGAAGTGTGTGGTACTGAGGGGCATGATGACTGGCGGGTATTAAAAACCTAAAATAATTTGGTGTGTGATATAGGGGTAACAAGGTATTCTTCCTCCGCTCTAAAAGGCCTTCCTTGGCCTTTAGAGCTAAAGCTGTTCCCGACAGCAGCTGCAGAATACCCTGTTACCCCATATCTGTTGGCTTCTGTGGATAGCAAAAAGACTAGAAGCAACTGGCTGTTTGGCTGACAGCTCTCATATAATTGCTTGCCAGTTGTTGCTTGTCTCTCGCGGAGGCTTGAATAATCCTTCCTACTAACTGGTCTTGTCTGCCACTGCTAAATAGGCTGGATACATCGCTTGCCGCTGAACTGACATAATCATCTAAATCCCAAACCCCTGCTTTTGATTGATTGCTTAGGCTTAGACTATCTAACAAATTAAGCTGCAGTTGTTGATCGTGATAAACCAAAATTTGTTTTGCACCTGATTCAATCAAACTAAATCGATGGTTGCCACAGTGTTTGGGAAACTGGTAGCTACAGAAGGTTTGTTGAGTACTACCGCGATTAAATTGCAAGGGTTGATTTAGCTGCTGTTTGGTACAGTGTACGGCAACGGTTTTAGAAATTTTGTTAATTGTATAAGAAGATGGCCTGTTACTAAATGGCTGGCGAGTTGCGCTGCTTGGAGGTGGGCGACGGCTGCTAGTCGGTTGGCGGTAATCGGGTGCTGACTGCCCAGGCCTGATGTAATGTACATCACTTTCAGTACGTTGAAGAGGTTGAGTTTCTGGCTGGGAGCTTGTTGGTTGTGGTTGGCTGACAGGAGCAGGCTTTTTGGTTTGGACCACTACATTAGCTGGTTCAGAGGCGCCAACCGGGCGATAGCTTTTAGCGCCGGTACCGCAGCCACTGATAACGATGGATAACAAACCAAAAGCTAAGTAACGAGTTGTTATATTAAAGGCAGTGTTCATCAGTCTTTCCAATACGTATAAAGCTTGATCAGATACAACAGTTTCTCATTGTGTTTTTTTCTAACTTAAGTGTAATGCATAGGGATGGTAGCATAAGGCAAGAATATCTGGCAGGCGAAGTATTTTTACAGGAACTTGTTGAGATTTACTCTGCGAAGCCTGTTGTTACAGCAGTAAAGTGATGATCACAATAAGTTAAATGAGACTACAATAAAATGTAAACAAGCAAAAAGTGATAATCGAAAAGTGACTTGTAAAACTCTATCAGTTAAATGAAAAGGCAGTCGGGCTAACACCCTATGAGTTGGGTTTTTCAGTGAGGTAGTCTCCTTGCTGATAAGGAAAGAGTAATGGCATTAACAGCAAACGAAAGCATTTTTAGTATTCAGGTAGCCAGTTTAAAGGATTGCCGTGTTGTTCAGTTTTCAGGCGAAGAGGATATGTCTGGGCTGTTCAACTTCACTGTTGAAGTAGTCAGTGCAGACAAAAATATTGATGGTGATGAGCTCGTGGGTAAGCCGGGGTTAATGGTAATTCAAGATCCAGACAGCCCTCGTTTTATTCATGGTGAAATTGCCTCGTTTTCACATATGTATTGGGGGCAAAAGCTCACCCATTATCAGTTGGTGCTTGTTCCTAAATTTTGGTTTTTACAGCATCGCATCGGTACACGGATTTTTCAAAATTTGTCTGTGCCTGAAATTATTAAGAAAGTATTGGATGAAGCCAATATAACCGAAGAACACTATCAATTGAAGTTGACAGGCAATTATCAGTCCAGAGTTTACACCCTGCAATATAATGAAAGTGAGTATGATTTTTTATGCCGTTTAATGGAAGAAGAGGGAATCCATTATCACTTTGAACATTCAGAAGATAAACATGTGATGATAATGGGGGATGCTAAGCCCGTTTTTCAAAAAATCCCTTTGGAGGAGCTGGAGTATCATCCTAGATCAGGATTGATGGCAGAAACGGATGTTTCCTTTACTTTTTGGAGTCAAGAAAAAACAGTGCCAGGCAAAGTAGTCACTCGTGACTATAACTTTGAAAAGCCAAAAATGACTTTGGAAGTAGAGCAAGCTGGTGAAAAACTTAGTGAGTTGCAACAGTTTTATTTCCCTGGTAATTATACTGAGCAAGCTGAAGGACAGCGTTATGCAAAAATAAAAACAGAGGCGCATGAAGCGCAGCGTTATTCCGTAGGAGGGGTGAGTAATAGCTGCCGTTTAATACCAGGTTACCTATTTGCTTTAACAAGCTATGAGCGAGAAGAATTCAATAAAGAATATTTGGTTAAAAAGGTCAGCCACACTGGATATCAAACTCAGTCACTTGATAGTGCCAGTGGTGACCAAGGCAGTAGTTATAGTAATGAATATTTTGCAATAGTGGCTGATACGCCGTTTCGCCCAAAAGGAGAGCAGCCTTTAGTTATTCCCATTGATGGTACCCAAACGGCTTTTGTCACTGGCCCTTCCGGTGAAGAAATTTATACCGATGAACATGGCCGAATAAAAGTCCAGTTTCATTGGGATCGAGAAGGTCAGCAAGATGAAAAAACCTCTTGTTGGATTCGAGTCAACCAAGATTGGGCGGGTGGTGAATGGGGGGCTTTTAAGCTACCGAGAATTGGTCATGAAGTGATTATTGATTATATCGATGGTGATCCTAATCGGCCATTGGTGATGGGCTCGGTTTATAATGGTGAAAGCATGCCGCCTTATGATTTGCCTGAGCATAAGACCCGCAGTACGACTAAAACCAATAGCTCGTTGGGGGGTGAAGGCTTTAACGAAATTCGGTTTGAAGATAAAAAAGGCCAAGAGCAGGTTTTCATTCATGCTGAAAAAGACATGGATATTCGGGTGAAAAACGACCGCCGTGATCATGTTGAGGTCGACCGCCATTTAATTGTTGAAAAAGATCGTTTTGAGTACATAAAAGCTGATAGTCATCATCAGGTGAATGTCAGTCAGTTTAATAAAGTGGCACAAAAAGTATCTGA
It encodes:
- a CDS encoding Hcp family type VI secretion system effector, coding for MPTPAYMTIEGEKQGLITAGTFTEDSVGNIYQEGHEDQILVEAFRHDVILPRDPQSGQPTGQRVHQPLVITKVFDKSSPLLYNALTSGEKLPKCKIDWYRTSAQGTQEHYFTIELEDAIIVAINASMPNCQDPGVAHFTHLEDIHFTYRKITWTHEVCGTEGHDDWRVLKT
- a CDS encoding serine/threonine-protein kinase; amino-acid sequence: MASDKTQHKKIKLGSKYEVPTDGVDEQKNGRPSVQEDKTELVNNDKTQLVDNDKTVVTHPPRQQDKAAAINQTENKVADEKVVEDKTVVTGQHTAASLANSESTVQSTPAPPDDITQLSGRPITSRPLTNSSFPSSGPRRASIGIGSILKERFELTKVLGSGGMGVVYKALDRRKQEANDRQPYVAIKVLNEEFRQHPESLVALQRESSKAQELAHPNIATVYDFDRENDVVFMTMEWLQGKALDELIREDYPDGMPMQKMLKIARSVASGLSYAHKRGIIHSDFKPSNVFVLTDGTAKVFDFGIARAASNQGHGEGDQTLFDAGQLGALTPAYASLEMLLGQEPDIRDDLYAFACVIYECITGKHPFNKLSALKAREEKKQPAKIKQLSSNQWKALASALAFSKENRPNTVEAFIGTFAGQPKRKALTLVGVLVAVVLGVAPVGYNMVKSVLANQQANEVIRAIHQLPSERALEAFSLIEQEESNVQEKIIEEAKKTILELLEAKAMQHISAVNQRFDFAGARNVISQGKRYYPDSAQLNALFDKLQARQDQLINSFYQEFNALLDENKIYPKESERDVLDIIAVVRKIDPEHIMLSDPRLAIAYSSAASEAIRKGNVDLADKILATAILLYPEDKRLINLVDSIKVLRSQDAQAAASSSVNNILASNSLENIKDDIEQLLRKPFSHDNWSMELEQKYLAVKSKLTNGDDWLMSIQQQMALAYLEHAKQMRQAQRYSAARNNLKKAYNLAPNLFGLSDEQVILKASEAAYKAELQASNRSAQVKALKTQFAIQVKARDEKGAERSYQKLRRLLGANDKFMLKDSLEYMAKLYHNLAEHHAKAGDYQQAIRFTNKGLQYHPNSRLLLKTKEKYQKLTQ
- the tagF gene encoding type VI secretion system-associated protein TagF, producing the protein MLLTGFYGKLPSHGDFISRRLPREFLDHWDEWLQGGMAHSQKVLADQWLTLYLNAPVWRFLLSDGVCGEGIWYGVIIPSMDKVGRYFPLTFAGHIQQKVSPMKLMAECGYWIERLEDIAYSVLDDDFDLETMEQDLNKLGNPTIRQVDDLFAGSSTTKMHSRPHLQVTLDAGKARPLQAMPAITEYLINKLFNSYSFWWSQGTTQIQPAFLCSEGLPALPAFTSLLTGMWNEGGWLNLGNAISHTDSATLME
- a CDS encoding type VI secretion system Vgr family protein; this translates as MALTANESIFSIQVASLKDCRVVQFSGEEDMSGLFNFTVEVVSADKNIDGDELVGKPGLMVIQDPDSPRFIHGEIASFSHMYWGQKLTHYQLVLVPKFWFLQHRIGTRIFQNLSVPEIIKKVLDEANITEEHYQLKLTGNYQSRVYTLQYNESEYDFLCRLMEEEGIHYHFEHSEDKHVMIMGDAKPVFQKIPLEELEYHPRSGLMAETDVSFTFWSQEKTVPGKVVTRDYNFEKPKMTLEVEQAGEKLSELQQFYFPGNYTEQAEGQRYAKIKTEAHEAQRYSVGGVSNSCRLIPGYLFALTSYEREEFNKEYLVKKVSHTGYQTQSLDSASGDQGSSYSNEYFAIVADTPFRPKGEQPLVIPIDGTQTAFVTGPSGEEIYTDEHGRIKVQFHWDREGQQDEKTSCWIRVNQDWAGGEWGAFKLPRIGHEVIIDYIDGDPNRPLVMGSVYNGESMPPYDLPEHKTRSTTKTNSSLGGEGFNEIRFEDKKGQEQVFIHAEKDMDIRVKNDRRDHVEVDRHLIVEKDRFEYIKADSHHQVNVSQFNKVAQKVSETIGQSRQLKVGNNYLEEAGSEVHFKSGQKTVLDAAMELTVKAGGSFIKFDPSGVTLSGPTVSLNSGGSPGKGTNASPDAPTTAVEADKDISGQKFTPTPPPAPAENQGIQFASMAQQIALADAMTNAKALVQNCKLKA
- a CDS encoding Hsp20/alpha crystallin family protein encodes the protein MNVKNLIPWNWLKKEEERDNKQLSANSPRDPMANPLIQFHRDVDRLFDSMFKGVGLPNFSEEWSKLPNNMFKPNIDISAKDKEYLISVEVPGVDEKDIKLEMRDNSLIISGEKKHEKEDKEEHLYRVERSYGHFQRILAIPEDANVEEINASFKNGVLCISLPRKELPDSKTKQIEIKKAS
- a CDS encoding serine protease; this translates as MKKITLRSYIYLSSCLLALSAAKPALAEIGFSQPDRSPPTIVGGSPTSAGARPYQAMLLMNGRQGCGGTLIDPYWVLTAAHCIDQANIYNLTVRVGATRVNNSREGQTIPISQIIIHPYWMGMQNIRSGWDIGLVRLSYPADSRYIPAKLPTNEVMNNTASVGQSGVVSGWGATYHGGQGSNQLLAASLQIISNQACQQQLRFPVPNSAICAGYSYPSACNGDSGGPFVTSYQGNFYSIGTVSWGERCASTSVFTKTHSYNSWITQQTGIVP
- a CDS encoding Hsp20 family protein: MSNIQRVRVLYIVIGLCAAAIVGLTFTTWKLSSELKTVEASVPATSNTIVKPLPAPWPKDIDPWLNNWDPSGHFSVLQKRLDDVMRAMLPDSSFFNMQGFGYSSSNPEIKMDETETEYKVTISVPEERDVEVNTELKDNFLTINGKVKSQQDNRQSRLFYTSQFSQSITLMEPVDHAKMKLDNKKHEVVVTIPKV
- a CDS encoding PP2C family protein-serine/threonine phosphatase is translated as MSCKLRFQSAADTHPGNVRAINEDAYYSGEENNIWAIADGMGGHYAGDVASRLIIESLAKLPLARSLDEGIEQIVTSLKEVNRRLQEDITIKPGNHVIGSTVVVAFLFESECACLWAGDSRLYVYRGDKVYQVSHDHSVVQEMVDNGIISAEEAITHPQSNVITRAVGTETDLKVDVNVFDLEPGDRLLLCSDGLYGELPASEIKAALDHETPEVCVTALIEQTIAGRAKDNVTVSVIDVYEEMSIEDEF